From Arachis stenosperma cultivar V10309 chromosome 2, arast.V10309.gnm1.PFL2, whole genome shotgun sequence, one genomic window encodes:
- the LOC130962610 gene encoding uncharacterized protein LOC130962610, translated as MSLLINGSPSKSFKMEQDLRKGDPLSPFLFVLVVEVLHRMVGEAVRHEKISPLLVRKDNIELSHLQFADDTILFCPPEEETIRNYKRLLWCFEMMSGLSINFDKYSLILVDCEQEWAQRMCSLLWCKEATLPVKYLSISLGVNPKLVKT; from the coding sequence ATGTCGCTTTTGATAAATGGCTCGCCTTCTAAATCTTTTAAGATGGAACAGGACTTACGAAAAGGGGATCCTCTTTCTCCGtttctttttgttcttgttgttgaggTCCTTCATAGGATGGTAGGAGAGGCAGTAAGACATGAAAAGATCTCTCCTTTGTTGGTTAGAAAAGACAATATTGAGTTGTCTCACTTGCAATTTGCGGATGACACAATACTTTTTTGTCCCCCAGAGGAGGAGACTATTCGCAATTATAAGCGGCTTCTATGGTGTTTTGAGATGATGTCTGGCTTGAGTATTAACTTTGATAAATATAGCTTGATTCTGGTTGATTGCGAGCAAGAGTGGGCACAAAGGATGTGTAGCTTGTTGTGGTGTAAGGAAGCAACGTTGCCAGTCAAATATCTTAGTATTTCTTTGGGAGTGAATCCGAAATTGGTCAAGACATGA